The Anticarsia gemmatalis isolate Benzon Research Colony breed Stoneville strain unplaced genomic scaffold, ilAntGemm2 primary ctg00000050.1, whole genome shotgun sequence genome has a window encoding:
- the LOC142986974 gene encoding histone H3: MARTKQTARKSTGGKAPRKQLATKAARKSAPATGGVKKPHRYRPGTVALREIRRYQKSTELLIRKLPFQRLVREIAQDFKTDLRFQSSAVMALQEASEAYLVGLFEDTNLCAIHAKRVTIMPKDIQLARRIRGERA, encoded by the coding sequence ATGGCGCGTACCAAGCAGACCGCTCGCAAGTCCACCGGTGGTAAGGCACCGAGGAAGCAGCTCGCCACCAAGGCGGCCCGCAAGAGCGCACCGGCAACCGGTGGTGTCAAGAAGCCCCATCGTTACAGGCCCGGAACCGTAGCGCTCCGTGAGATTCGTCGTTACCAGAAGAGTACCGAGCTGTTGATCCGCAAGCTTCCGTTCCAGCGTTTGGTGCGTGAGATCGCTCAAGACTTCAAGACCGATCTCCGTTTCCAGAGCTCCGCTGTGATGGCCCTGCAGGAGGCCAGCGAGGCTTACCTCGTCGGTCTCTTCGAAGACACCAACCTTTGCGCCATCCACGCCAAGCGTGTCACCATCATGCCCAAGGATATACAGCTGGCGCGCAGGATCCGCGGAGAGCGCGCCTAA
- the LOC142986978 gene encoding histone H2B, with protein MPPKTSGKAAKKSGKAQKNISKTDKKKKKHKRKESYAIYIYKVLKQVHPDTGISSKAMSIMNSFVNDIFERIAAEASRLAHYNKRSTITSREVQTSVRLLLPGELAKHAVSEGTKAVTKYTSSK; from the coding sequence ATGCCGCCCAAGACAAGTGGTAAGGCCGCCAAGAAATCCGGCAAGGCCCAAAAGAACATCTCCAAGaccgacaagaaaaagaagaagcacAAGAGGAAGGAGAGCTACGCCATCTACATCTACAAGGTGCTCAAGCAGGTCCACCCCGACACCGGTATCTCCTCGAAGGCTATGTCGATCATGAACTCTTTCGTTAACGACATCTTCGAACGCATCGCCGCCGAAGCGTCTCGTCTAGCCCACTACAACAAGAGGTCCACCATCACATCGAGGGAGGTGCAGACATCCGTGAGGCTCCTGCTGCCCGGTGAGCTCGCCAAGCACGCCGTCAGCGAGGGTACCAAAGCTGTCACCAAGTACACCAGCTCCAAGTGA
- the LOC142986981 gene encoding histone H4, whose protein sequence is MTGRGKGGKGLGKGGAKRHRKVLRDNIQGITKPAIRRLARRGGVKRISGLIYEETRGVLKVFLENVIRDAVTYTEHAKRKTVTAMDVVYALKRQGRTLYGFGG, encoded by the coding sequence ATGACCGGCCGCGGAAAGGGAGGAAAAGGTCTGGGAAagggaggagccaagcgccacAGGAAAGTGCTTCGCGATAACATCCAGGGTATCACGAAGCCCGCCATCCGTCGTCTCGCGCGCAGAGGCGGCGTCAAGCGTATCTCCGGTCTTATTTACGAGGAGACTCGCGGTGTGCTGAAGGTGTTCCTCGAGAACGTGATCCGCGACGCCGTCACATACACCGAGCACGCCAAGAGGAAGACCGTCACCGCCATGGACGTCGTCTacgcgctgaaacgtcaaggcCGCACCCTGTACGGTTTCGGCGGTTAA